From Alloacidobacterium dinghuense:
GCAAAAGTCTCGAAAACGTGATCGAAGAAACGCGCCTTTCGCCCCAATGGAGCGACTACTTCAACTCTTTCCATGATCCGTACCTCCATCTCACGCCTGAAGAGTACGCAGGGCTCGCTGAACAACAGGGCTTCCGCGTTCTCAGCAAGCACACCGCAGCCAAGGCCTGGGATTTCCAATCCCGCGCCGCCTTCGAAGCCTTCGGCTCAGTCACCTTTATCGAGTGGACGCAGCACTTGCCCGAGCCACAGCGTCCCAACTTTGTAAAAGACGTGCTCGACCGCTACCGGCCCGTCGCTTGCGACTCTGCCGGCGAGGAATATTTCTTCCGCTTCTACCAGATGGACATTATGCTCTCAGCTAAGTAACAGGCTCCGCTGCATCGCGCGATCTGGAGGCAAAATTGGACAGTATGTTCCACTTTCCGTTTGAAGTCTTCTTCGTTTCTCTCATCGTCCTGTGGCTTTCAGTACAGCTGGGCTCTTTTTTCGGCAAGCTGCGCCCCATAAAAGAGGAGGACGATAGAAGCGACCTCGACCTCGTAATTAGCGCCAGCCTGACCATGCTCGCTCTCATCATCGGCTTCACCTTCTCCATGGCTGTCAGCCGCTACGACCAGCGCAAAAACTACGAGGAGGAAGAAGCCAACGCTATCGGAACAGAATACGTCCGCGCCGATCTGTTGCCTGCCGCCGACGGCGCGAAAGTTCGTCAGCTTTTGACGCAATATCTCGATCAGCGTCTGCTCTTCTATACCACCCGTGATCAAGAGCAGCTCCAGACCATCGACAACCAGACAGCAAAGCTGCAGAACGAGATGTGGTCGGCCGTCCAGACCGCCGCTACAACACAACCAAACCCAGTCACGGCTCTCGCCGTCGCAGGCATGAACGATGTCCTTAACCGCCAGGGATACACGCAAGCCGCCTGGTGGAACCGCATCCCCGTCGGTGCCTGGAGCCTTATGACGGCGCTGGCGATCTGCTGCAGCATTCTGATCGGCTATGGTGCGCATCGCAGGAAAGCCACGCTGTTTGGGGTCCTGCCATTTCTCGTAGCAATCGCATTCTTTCTCATCTCCGACATCGACAGCCCGGGCCGGGGAATCATCCAGGTAGCCCCGCAAAACCTGATCAGCCTTTCGCAATCGCTCCACAGTACCCAATGAGATAGCAGGCTTTTTACTGCCCTGAGCCTGTCAAGCAGCCCCTTAAGCCAAAGAAATCTTCCGACCCGCACATTCCAAAGCCAAAAGACCCCCTGCGATTTGGCGTACTATTTCGCCCAAACTGCTAAATTAGGGACTCAGGCATTCGCCGAAACCCGAACATGGAATGCTGCTTGCTGTGCTTCATCGAGCTTAGGAGGCGCGGTAGTATGCGTGGCCACCGGAACTTCAACTTCTTGGGAGAATTCCTCCTGTTCTGCTGGCGAGCCGTCCGTCCGTTCTCCAGCCGCGTGCGCACCGTAAACTGCGTCCGGTGGAGATCCACTCCCCGGTATCGCTTCATCTCGCCTCCTCGCGCTGTGGAGTAGACGCGCTCTGCGGCGATCACACTCTCCCATCCAAGGTCCTTGCGGCCTTATGCAATGCATCGGAAATCTGCCGAAAGCCGTTCTGGTACGCCGTTCCATGTGCGGGCTGAACCGCCCCAATAATGCAAGAACAGCAGTGGTGGCTCTCCACTGCCAGAATCCAACACATTGAATGTCAACTTTCCTGCGTGCAGTTTCACTCGCTTTGGAGCCTCTAGGTTGTTCATGTGATTTTCCGCTGGGGTTCGGCGCTTAATCAATCGCAAGCTGGGCACCCGCATCTCCTCACAATCTGACCCATCTTTGTTCTCCTTGCGCCTGTGTGAGATTTCTTTCCTTGAATGGAGTCATCAGTCAGACGAGGCTATCTGAGTATCTGAAGTGGAAGCCCGGTTCCGCATTCACGACTGCATCGACGAGCACTTGAGCAATTTTTGGAGCGGGATTGACACGGAGTCGTTTGGGAAGGACGGGCACAAGGAAATGTGAAAGTTTCAGCACGAGGCTTTCGGCAAAACGAACCTCATCGCGTTCTCCTCCGATGATGCTGGGCCGCACGATGGTGAGCGACCTGAAGCGATCTCGCGAATATCTCGTTCGAGTTCACCTTTTACCCTTGCGTAAAAGAAGGACGAATCGACCGATGCTCCTATGGCCGAGACAAGTGCGAAGTTCTCTGTGCCTGCTTGGTGAGCGAATCGCGCGAACGATAAAGGCAGATCGTGATCGACCGAACGGAAGGCTTCTTTCGATCCTGCCTTCTTGATCGTTGTGCCGGTGGCGCAGATTATAGCGTCGGGTCCCCACCCTGCCGCTTCCGGTAGCAGCAGCTCCAACTTTGGGGCCACCGGGTTCATCAGCTTGTCCTGCTTTGTCAGTGGTCTCCGGGTTGGCGCTATGACCTGTGTGATTGCCGGCTGTGCAAGAGCCTGTGCCAATGCATTCCGACCCACCAACCCCGTTGCTCCGAGAATCAGGACCTTCATAGCGAACACCCTGTTAGAGTGCAAACTGTCTCAGGTGATAATCCACATGAATCTGCAAGAGCTTGCCCCATTCCTTTGCCGTCATTTTGCCGAACATAGGGTGTGGCTTCCAGGCATCGGCAGTTCTTGCGTTCCAGTTAGCCTCTAAGATTTTTAGCAGCTGTGCCTTTTCGTACGCGAACTCAAATCGCTGCGAATGCGGGATTTTGAAGCCTGCTGGAAGCCGTAGTCCGACTGGCTGCTCCGGAAACCAATCGACGAGAATCCACTTGAAGAACGTCCGCGAAGTCAGGTAACTCTCGTCGGGGAGATTGTAGAAACCCAGTGAGCCTCCGCACGCCAGGTTGAGGTGGTGAAGCATCTGGTCAACCTCCATGGTCCCCCACTGACGCGGCGATTGAGACGTCACACTCTCTACACGACGGCGATATTCATGCCGCTTCTCCTCCGTGAAAAAGAGATTCCCATCCACTTGCTTCACCCGGAAGGCCCGAGGAATATAGCGGACAATTGCTACTCCTGACATCAAGAGATTCCGGGTAAAGAGGGCGCACAACAAGTTCATGGACTGTTCCCTATCGAGCTTCCTAGATCGCGGCGCTTAGTGTTTGCTGCACAACATTGGCTTCTAGTACTCGAACCATTGATCGAGTTCCTGTACCTTTTCGGGCGTGTAGGGCGGGAAAAGGTGCTCAATGGCTATGTCCGGCGGAGATATCAGGACTGACTTGGCGTGCGTAAGGGAATCGTAACCGTACTTCCCGTAGTAATTCCCGATGCCCGACGTTCCCACTCCTCCGTACGGCATGGACTCAATGAACAAGGAAACATTGGTCTGATTTACCGCGCCTCCCCCGAATGAAAGGGATTGCAACACGCGATCGATCGCCTGCTGATTTCGGCTGAACACGTAGCCGGCGAGTGGCTTTGGCAACGACTTGATCTTAGCGAGTAACGACCCTAGGTTGGAATAAGTGAGGATTGGCAAAATCGGCCCAAAAATTTCGCCTTCCATGATTTTGTCAGACCAGGAAATCGGGTAGAGGATGGTCGGGTCGAGATAACGGGCTGCAGCGTCCGATTTCCCGCCGTAAACGACCTTCTTAGGATCGATCAGGGACGCGAGCCTTTCGACAGCGGCGGAGCTTATGACACGCGAGTAATCGGAAGTGCTCTTGGGATCTGTCCCGTAGAGTTCGACGACAGCTTTTTTGCATTCCGCCACGAACTCTTCTGCCATGGACTCATGAACGACTGCATAGCCGGGCGATGTGCACCACTGTCCTCCCCATGCCGTTGCGCCCCAGACAATTTTCTTGGCTGCATCTGGAATGTTCGCTGTCTCATCAACAATAGCCGGGTTCTGTCCGCCCAGTTCGAGCAATACTGGAGTGAGGTTCTCAGCAGCCGCTCGCATCACTACCTTGCCCACACCCACGCTTCCTGTGAGAAACATGAAATCAAATGGAAGCTTCAAGAGATTCGTCACTACTTCTCGGCCACCGACCACGGCGCTCAGAGCTTCCGGCTCGAAATACTTGGGTATCAACTCCAGTAGCAACTCGTCCGTTGCCAGCAGCGCTTCAGAGAGCTTCAAGATGCAGGGGTTGCCGGCCGACAGGGCGCCAACCGCGGGACGCAACGACAACAAAAGGGGTCCATTGAATGGACAGATGATCAGCGTAACCCCGTAAGGCTCGCGGTACACCATTCCCTTATGTCCGGATGCAGCGAGGAATTTCGGAAGGGGAGCCTCGACAGGCTTCATCCATTCTTTAAGCTGGGACTTTGCGAATTCGCTGGTTGCGATCGAAGCTGAAACCTCGAAGGCGTTCTCTTGGGACGCCGTCTTGAAGTCCCTGCGCGAGGCGTCAGCGAAACGCTCATAGTTGTCCTTGAGCATGTGAATTAACCGGTTCAGCTGGTCGACTCTCCACTCATAAGTCTTGGTTGCATCTGTGGCAAAATGTTCCTTCTGTTTGTCGAACAAATCCTGAACGGAAACCGTTTCGATTACTAAATCGCCCATCGCATTTTCCTTTCCTCTTCGCCGTCGTGGAATGTTATGACTGACTTCACACTGCGCTCACCTCTGCGCCGTTTTTCATGACCAACACCATCCGAAAACGCGCCTTTCCATCCATCATGCGAGCGAAAGCCTCGGGCGCCTTGTCAAGCGGAAGCGTCTCGATCATGGGCCGCACCTCCTGCAGGACGCTGAACGCCAGCGTGTCCTGAGTGTCGATGGCGCTGCCCGTCAAGCTGCCATAAATTGAACGCTGTCCGAACACCAGGGATGGGGAGGAGACCTCGATAGCGTCGGGCGCGACTCCAACCACGATCAACTTGCCGCAAACTGCGAGGGCCGGGACCAGTGCGGCGATCGCCTTACCGCTTGGAGCGGTCGCCAGGATCGCTTTGGCGCCGCCCATCCGTTGTAGCGCAGCAGCAACATCTTCTGCCGCAGCATCCACATAGAAGTGCGCGCCCAACTTCTTGGCCAGGTCCGACTTTTCCGGTCCGTTATTGATGGCGACGATGCGGAATCCCATGCGCCTGGCAAACTGAACTCCCAAGTGTCCAAGCCCGCCGATTCCCTGAATGCCAACCAGATCGCCCGCGCGCAAGCCCGCGTTACGCAATGCATTGAAGGTCGTTATGCCAGCACAGAGAAGAGGGGCGGCATCTGCGGAAGTGAGCTCATCAGGAATTGAAGCGAGAGCTCGTGCTTCGGCAATCATCACCTCGGCATAACCACCGTCGGTTGTGATTCCTGATATGACGGGATTGAGGCAGTTCGCAAAATCTCCGCGTAGGCACGGCTCACATTCGCCGTCTTGGCCGCCCAAAAAACCGACACCTACGCGTTGCCCGATCTTCCATTTAGAGACATTCGGGCCAATCTCCTCGATTCGGCCTACGACCTCATGCCCGGGCACTCGCGGCAATTTCAGGCCCGGATAATCGCCCTGTACCGTCGCTAAATCGGAATGACAAACGCCACATGCTTCGACGCGTAGGCGAACTTGACCAGCCGCCGGCTTCGAAATCGGCCGTTCGACAACACGGAGTACGCCAGGTGTTGATACTTCGACCGCCCTATATGTGCTTCCCATTTCATTCTCCTAAGGAGCCTATCCCTTCTTACGCTTCTTAGTGGATACTTTGGACCGGCCTTGTTCCCGGAGCATCCACTCCTGGATATAAGGCGAACAATGCAGCAGCGGTATGCCCTCCGCCTTACACGTATTAAGAAAGCGAATGCCTTCGACACCCACGAGATCCACTTCTTCCAAATCCAAACCCGATGGCCCGCTTCGCTCAATCTCGGCTCTCACCTGATCAATGTTCTCCGATCGAAGCTCTCCACTCAGCCGAATTTGCGTTCCATGCTCACCGGAAAGCTGTTCGATCTTGAGCGTCATGGAATTCTCTGGTTTCGAAATGTGGCTATCTAAAATGCAGGAACAGGGCCAATCTC
This genomic window contains:
- a CDS encoding DUF1569 domain-containing protein, whose amino-acid sequence is MSGVAIVRYIPRAFRVKQVDGNLFFTEEKRHEYRRRVESVTSQSPRQWGTMEVDQMLHHLNLACGGSLGFYNLPDESYLTSRTFFKWILVDWFPEQPVGLRLPAGFKIPHSQRFEFAYEKAQLLKILEANWNARTADAWKPHPMFGKMTAKEWGKLLQIHVDYHLRQFAL
- a CDS encoding alcohol dehydrogenase: MGSTYRAVEVSTPGVLRVVERPISKPAAGQVRLRVEACGVCHSDLATVQGDYPGLKLPRVPGHEVVGRIEEIGPNVSKWKIGQRVGVGFLGGQDGECEPCLRGDFANCLNPVISGITTDGGYAEVMIAEARALASIPDELTSADAAPLLCAGITTFNALRNAGLRAGDLVGIQGIGGLGHLGVQFARRMGFRIVAINNGPEKSDLAKKLGAHFYVDAAAEDVAAALQRMGGAKAILATAPSGKAIAALVPALAVCGKLIVVGVAPDAIEVSSPSLVFGQRSIYGSLTGSAIDTQDTLAFSVLQEVRPMIETLPLDKAPEAFARMMDGKARFRMVLVMKNGAEVSAV
- a CDS encoding aldehyde dehydrogenase family protein; the encoded protein is MGDLVIETVSVQDLFDKQKEHFATDATKTYEWRVDQLNRLIHMLKDNYERFADASRRDFKTASQENAFEVSASIATSEFAKSQLKEWMKPVEAPLPKFLAASGHKGMVYREPYGVTLIICPFNGPLLLSLRPAVGALSAGNPCILKLSEALLATDELLLELIPKYFEPEALSAVVGGREVVTNLLKLPFDFMFLTGSVGVGKVVMRAAAENLTPVLLELGGQNPAIVDETANIPDAAKKIVWGATAWGGQWCTSPGYAVVHESMAEEFVAECKKAVVELYGTDPKSTSDYSRVISSAAVERLASLIDPKKVVYGGKSDAAARYLDPTILYPISWSDKIMEGEIFGPILPILTYSNLGSLLAKIKSLPKPLAGYVFSRNQQAIDRVLQSLSFGGGAVNQTNVSLFIESMPYGGVGTSGIGNYYGKYGYDSLTHAKSVLISPPDIAIEHLFPPYTPEKVQELDQWFEY
- a CDS encoding NAD-dependent dehydratase, which translates into the protein MKVLILGATGLVGRNALAQALAQPAITQVIAPTRRPLTKQDKLMNPVAPKLELLLPEAAGWGPDAIICATGTTIKKAGSKEAFRSVDHDLPLSFARFAHQAGTENFALVSAIGASVDSSFFYARVKGELERDIREIASGRSPSCGPASSEENAMRFVLPKASC
- a CDS encoding STAS domain-containing protein, with translation MTLKIEQLSGEHGTQIRLSGELRSENIDQVRAEIERSGPSGLDLEEVDLVGVEGIRFLNTCKAEGIPLLHCSPYIQEWMLREQGRSKVSTKKRKKG